In Candidatus Nitrosarchaeum limnium SFB1, the following proteins share a genomic window:
- a CDS encoding hypothetical protein (hypothetical protein Nmar_0765) codes for MKIDQAQEPDYESVKIDYVGFVDPYAVEGMLVLKGDDGKEFHMRAFSGEVARHISSFVDSESDSVPSIYKMMEEICEENELILVKVKIYESGEVLRANLYFTGKKDIVLRNYRASDAMALGALYNIPILVRKNLLKEHMEA; via the coding sequence AATCCGTAAAAATTGACTATGTTGGATTCGTGGATCCCTACGCAGTTGAAGGCATGTTGGTACTAAAAGGCGATGATGGAAAAGAATTTCACATGCGTGCATTTTCTGGGGAGGTGGCTAGACACATCTCAAGCTTTGTTGACAGTGAAAGTGATTCAGTTCCATCTATCTACAAAATGATGGAAGAAATATGTGAAGAAAATGAATTGATCTTAGTAAAGGTCAAAATTTATGAAAGTGGTGAGGTACTGCGTGCAAACTTGTATTTTACTGGGAAAAAGGACATCGTATTAAGAAATTATCGTGCATCTGATGCCATGGCTCTTGGTGCATTGTATAACATTCCAATTTTAGTTCGAAAAAATCTACTGAAAGAACACATGGAAGCATAA
- a CDS encoding hypothetical protein (hypothetical protein Nmar_0766), which translates to MTQEEHLMDNLLNVDLEIIDCVRTLHQNNWDSGNLKQQIADLLKIRDDLVDKLMSFKEHDANCDCSHEHN; encoded by the coding sequence ATGACTCAGGAAGAACACTTGATGGATAATTTACTGAATGTTGATTTAGAGATAATTGATTGTGTTAGAACACTTCATCAAAACAATTGGGATTCTGGTAATCTAAAACAGCAAATTGCTGATTTATTAAAGATACGTGATGATCTAGTTGATAAATTAATGTCATTTAAAGAACATGATGCAAACTGTGACTGCAGTCATGAGCACAATTAA